The following is a genomic window from Nocardioides thalensis.
GCGGCGATGCCGATCGTCGCGCCCTCCGGGTCGACCACCCGTGCCATGTGCGCGCCGCGGCGCTGGAGGATCTCGAGCGCGTCGTGGAGCAGGGTGTCCTCGCGGACGGCCGCGAGCGGGCGCACCCACCGGTCGGCGATCGGACGCTGCCGGCGCGCCTCGTCGGGCTCGAGCACGTCCTTGATGTGCAGGTAGCCGACGAACTCGACCGTGCCGTCGGCTCCGGTGTCGATGACGGGGAACCGGCTGAACCCGGTCGCGGCGCACAGCGCCTCGACGTCGGCCCCGCTCGAGCCGCGCTCGACGGTGGCGAGCGTGTCGGGCCGCATGGTGACGCCGGCGACGGTCTTCTCGGTGAAGCCGAGCGCGCCGGCGAGGCGGTCGTACTCGTGCTCGGCGAGCAGCCCCTCCCCGTGCGACTCCTCGACGAGGGCGGCGACCTCCTCGCGCGTGAACGTGCTGGCCACCTCGTCCTTCGGCTCGACCCGGATCAGCCGCAGCAGCCCGTTGGCCATCGCGTTGAGCACCACGATGACCGGCCGGAGCAGCGTCACGATGCCGAACATCGGCGGGCCCAGGATCAGCGCGGCCCGGTCGGGCCCGGCGATCGCGATGTTCTTCGGCACCATCTCGCCCAGCACGACGTGCAGCGCGACGACCGCGGTCAGGGCCACGACGAACGCGACCGGGTGCAGCAGCCCGTCGGGCAGGCCGAGGGCGTGGAAGCCCGGCTCGAGCAGGTGCGCGATGGCCGGCTCGCTCACGGCGCCGAGCAGCAGCGAGCACACGGTGATGCCGAGCTGGGCGCCGGCCATCATCAGGGAGACGTGCTCCATCGCGCGCAGGGTGGTCCGCGCCATCCGCGACCCACCCTGCGCCAGCGGCTCGATCTGGCTGCGGCGTGCCGAGATCAGCGCGAACTCCGCGCCGACGAAGAAGGCGTTGAGCGCCAGCAGGAGGGCCGTCACGAGGAGGCCGGTGACGTCACCCACGGGCGTCCTCCTCGGGCGTGCGCGGCTCGCCGAGGCGCAGGGAGAGGCGATCGACGCGCAGGCCGTCCATCCGCTCGACGGTGAGGACGGCGTCGCGGACCTCGGCGTCAGAGTCGGACGGGTCGGGCACCGGCACCACCGCGACGTCGCCGTCCTCGGGGATCCGGCCCAGGGCCTTCACCACCAGCCCGGCGACCGTGTCGTAGTCCTCGCCCTCGGGCAGCGCGATGCCCGTGAGGTCCTCGACCTCGTCGGGGCGCAGCAGCCCGGACAGCGCCCAGCTGCCGTCGCGGCGCAGGCGCCCCCTGCTGCCGAGGCGGTCGTGCTCGTCGGCGATGTCGCCGACGATCTCCTCGATGACGTCCTCGAGCGTCACGATGCCGGCGTGCCCGCCGTACTCGTCGAGCACGACCGCGAGCTGGAAGCCGTCCTTGCGCAGCAGCGCCAGCAGCGGGTCGAGCCGCAGCGTGTCGGGTACGACGATCGGGCGCGCCATCAGGTGCTTGACCCGGGTGGTGCCGCGCTCGTGCACCGGCAGCGCGACCGCGTTCTTGACGTGCACGGTGCCGACGACGTTGTCCTCGTCGTCGAGCACCGGGAACCGCGAGTGCCCGGTCTCCCGCGCGAGGGCGATGACGGCGCTCGCGCGGTCGCCCTCCTCGAGCGACCGGGTGCGCACCCGGGGCGTCATGATCTCCCCCGCCGTGCGGGTGCCGAACTCGACCGAGCGCTCCATCAGCTCCGCGGTGTCGGCGTCGAGCGTGCCCTCGTCGGCCGACCGCTGGATGAGCGAGGCGAGCTCGGTGGAGCTGCGCGCGGAGCGGAGCTCCTCCTGCGGCTCGACGCCGAGCCGGCGGACGATGGCGTTGGCGGTGCCGTTGAGCACCCCGATCGCGGGCTTCGCCAGGGCGGTGAACAGCCGCATCGGCCGTTGCGTCGCTCGCGCGGTGCGCATCGGCTGCGCGATGGCGATGTTCTTGGGCACCAGCTCGCCGATCAGCATGGTCGCGACCGTGCTGACCACGAGGCCGGTGGTCACGGCGATCGGCCCGACCGCGTCAGCGCCCACGCCGAGGGAGGCGAGCGGATCGCGCAGCAGGTCGGCGATCGCGGGCTCGGCGAGGAAGCCGATGCCGAGGTTGGTCACGGTGATGCCCACCTGGGCTCCGGACAGCTGGGTCGACAGGGTGCGCAGGGCCGACTGCACGCCGACGGCCGCCTGGTCGCCGGACTCAGCGGCCCTGTCGACCTGGCTGCGGTCGACCGTGACGAACGAGAACTCCGCGGCGACGAACAGCCCGCAGGCCACCACCAGAAGGATCGCGAGCCCCAGCAACAGCCAGGCGGTCATCAAGCTCCTTCGCGGTGACGGCGCCCGACTTCCGCATACCAGTCGAGCAGCTCCGGTGCGTCCACGCTACCGGGATCCAGCGCGCCGGTGAGGTCCTGTCCCGCCAGCACCTTCTTGACCGGCACCTCGAGCTTCTTGCCGGTGCGGGTGTGCGGGACGCCCGGCGTCTCGAAGATGTCGTCGGGGACGTGGCGCGGCGACGCGTGCTCGCGGATCGCCTGCTTGATCCGCTCGCGCAACGCGTCGTCGAGCGCCACGCCCTCGGCGGGCACGACGAAGAGCGGCATCCAGTACTCGCCGTCGGCCTCCTCCATGCCGATGACGAGCGCCTCCTTGACCTCGGGCAGCGCCTCGACCGGCTCGTAGATGTCGGCACTGCCCATCCGCACGCCCTTGCGGTTGAGGGTCGCGTCGGAGCGGCCGTGGATGGCGACCGAGCCGTGGTCGGTGATCGTCACCCAGTCGCCGTGCCGCCACACGCCCGGGAAGGTGTCGAAGTACGCCGCGTGGTAGCGCGCCCCGTCGGGGTCGTCCCAGAACCCGACCGGCATCGACGGCATCGGGCGCGTGATCACGAGCTCGCCGACCTCGCCGCGCACCGGGTTGCCCGCGGCGTCGTACGCGTCGACGGCCACGCCGAGGCAGGGCCGCGAGAGCTCGCCCGCCCACACCGGGGTCGTCGGCGCCGGGCCCACGAACGCGCTGACGACGTCGGTGCCGCCGCTGATCGAGGCGATCTGCACCTCTGCCGGCAGGTCCGCGGCGAGCGCCCGGTGGCTGACCGCGGGGAACGTCGAACCGGAGATGCCGACCCGGCGCAGGCGCGAGAGGTCGTGGTCGGCAGGACCGACCCCGGCCTTCTGGCACGCCGCGACGTACGCCGGGCTCATGCCGAGCGCGGTCACGTCGTGCTCGGCGGCCAGCGCCCACAGCTGGTCGGTGCGCGGGTGTGCCGGGCTGCCGTCGTACGCGACGATCGAGGCGCCGGTGAGCAGGCCGCCGACGACGAAGTTCCACATCATCCAGGAGGGCGTGGTGTACCAGAACAGGCGCTCGCCGGGGCCCAGGTCGAAGTGGAGGGCCGCCACCTTGGCCTGCTCGAGCAGCGCTCCCCCGTGGCCGTGCACGATGCCCTTCGGCTTGCCCGTGGTGCCCGAGGAGAACAGCACCCAGAGCGGGTGGTCGAACGGGAGGTCGGCGTAGGCCAGCGCGGCGGGCGCGCGCAGCGCCGCCTGCCAGTCGGCCGACCCGACCTCGAGCGTCTCGACGAGGCTGGGCAGCGCGGCCCGGAGCTCCGCGACCACGTCCCCGCGGTCGCGCACCTTCCCACCGTGGACGTACGACGAGGCGTGCACGAGCACCTTCGGCTCCAGCTGGCCGAAGCGCGCCAGCGCGGCGGAGGCTGCGTAGTCCATCCCGCACACCGACCAGACGGCGCCGAGGCTGACCGTGGCGAGCAGGGCGACGACGGCGTCGGGAGTGTTGGGCAGGTAGCCCACGACCCGGTCCCCCGGCCCGACGCCCAGGTCGCGCAGGTGCTGCGCGAGACCGCCGACCTCGGCCCGGAGCTCGCCCCAGGTGAGCGTGCGGCCGGCGGACCGGTCCTCCAGGAGGCCCACGACCGCGACCTCGTCGGCGGGCCGGCCCTCGAGCACCGCGCGCGCGTAGTTGACGCGGGCCTCGGGGAACCACACGGCGCCGGGCATCCGCTCCTCGGCCAGAGCGGGCCCGGGCAGCGGGTGTCCGACGTAGTCGGCGAGCGCGCGCCAGAAGCCGTCGAGGTCGTCGACCGACCAGCGCCAGAGCGCGTCGTAGCCGTCGACGTCGGCGGCGGCGATGCCGTCGGGCGCGTCCGTGACGGACGCGGCGACGTGGCGCGCGAAGTCGACGATCCGGCTGCTGGCGGCCGAGGCCGTCGGGGTCCAGTCGGGCTCGGTCACAGCGCGACTCCCACCTGGCGCACGTCGGCGCCGTCCTTCCTGCCCCACCCGATGCCGGGCTCGAGGCGCCGTACGACGCGGGCCGGCACGCCGGCCACGATCGCGTGGTCCTCGATGGTGCCGCGCACCACCGACCCGGCGGCCACGACGACGTTCCTGCCGATGGTCGTGCCGGGCAGGATGATCGCGCCGTGGCCGATCCAGCTGCCGGCGCCGATGCTGACGGGCTGGTGCTCCCCCAGCTGGCGGCCGATCGGCGTGGTCGGGTCGGTGTAGCCGTGGCTGGCGTCGGAGACGAAGACGTCCTTGCCGAACCAGACGTCGTCACCGATGACGATCGAGGTGTGTGCGGTGATGCAGGCACGCGCGCCGATGACGCAGCGGTCGCCGATCACCAGCCCTCGAGCGGGCAGCGGGTCCTGGCCGGGTCCGTAGCCCACCGAGAGTGCGCAGTGGCGGCCGATCAACGTGTCCTCGCCGATGTGCATGCCGGCGGTGCCGAAGAGCGCCTCCGTCGGGAACCCGATCGCGCTGCCGGCACCGAGGTGGCCGAACGTCTCGGCGAGCCGGGTGCCAGGGGCGATGTCGCCTACCTGCTGGGCCCACCCGTGGAGGGCATGGACGACGCGGTTGGCAAGGTTGCGGGCGAGGTGCACGGAGTGAGGCTAACGCTCGGGGTCGGCTCGTCGTCGGCACCGTCGTCGGTCGCCTCGTCGTCGGCCTCGTCGCAGTCGGGGTCCTCGGTGGTCGGGTCCTCGGTGGTCGGGTCCGCGGTAGTCGGGTCCTCGGTGGGCTTGCCGGTCGGCTTGGCCGTCGCCTCGCTCGGGTACGACGTGACGTCGGTGTCGTCACCCGGGTCGTCGGGCGACGGGTCGGCGCTCCTGGTGTCGCTCGCGTCGGGCGTGCCGTCGGGGCCCGGGCTGTGCTCGGTGGCCGTCGTCGTGCTGGCCGACGGCACCGTCGGCGCCATGGCCAGGAGGGTGCCGGGCTCGCCGTCCGCGCCGAGCTGCTGCTCGTAGGCCGCGGCGAGGCGGGCGACCACGGCCGGGTAGCGGGGCGCCGTGTTGAACATCCGCAGCGCGTCGCGGTAGTCGGCGTCGCGCGTCAGGTCACGGTCGTTGCCGCACAGCACGACGCCCGCCGCGAGCGCGGCGTCGTCGAGGTCGTCGGCGTCGCGGTTGCCGTCGTTGTCGCCGTCGACCGCGACGACGGTCCAGGTCGCCGGGAGCAGCGCGAGCGGCCCGACGGGTACGTCGTGGGTCGCGTCGCCGTCGAGCGCGCCGCCGTCGGTGTCGGCCAGCGCATTGCCGCCGCCGTCGGCCAGCACGGCGGCCGCCACCGTGCTGCCGCCGTGGTCGGAGGCGATCCGGCCGATGGCGGCGAGCAGCGACCACTCGAGGTTGCACTCGGGCGCCGCCTGGGCCATCACGGACGCGGCTCGCTGGTAGGCGACGAGCGCGGCGTCCGGGATGTCGTCGGCGGCCTGCGCGTAGTCGGCGTAGGCCGCGAGCGTCGCCGCGGCCGGCTCGACCAGGTCGGGCGCCTCGGCGGGCAGCTCGGGCAGCTCGTCGGCCAGAGCGGCGGTCGTCGCCGGGGCGTCCGCGTCGGCCGCCGCCGGGGTCGGGTTGCCGGTCATGGCCGCCGACGCCGCCGCCACCATCGCCCCGGTCGCCACGAGCACCGCGAGCGGCGCAGCGACCGCCGGCCGGCGTACCAGCGACGGCACCGAGCGCACGGTGCGCGCGATCCGCTGCCGACGTGGCATGCGGTGCTTCGACCGGTGCTTGGACATGACCTCTCCGGAGCGACGAGGAGTCTCACCGGACAGCGGGCGCGGCCCGGCGCTAGGAACCAGTGTGCGCCTGCGGGGCAAGATGCGCAGCAGGTTTGGCAAGAGACCCTGATTCGGGCCGGCCGGCTCCGCTGGGGTAGTGTTCCGTTCGCTCCGGACGGCGACGCCGGATGGGGCTTCGGGCTGTGGCGCAGCTTGGTAGCGCACTTGACTGGGGGTCAAGGGGTCGCAGGTTCAAATCCTGTCAGCCCGACCGAAGAAATTGCGGTCCTCGAGGACGTAATCCGCCCGGTTCCCGCGTGAGCGGGAGCCGGGAACGGTAAGCACCTCCCATGCGAAATCTGCGACACCTGCGCCGTGGCCTCGCGGCGGCCTTGGCCGTCCCGCTCCTGCTCGCCGGCTGCGGCGACGACGAGTCCTCCGGCGGCTCCGACGGGCCGGCTACCGAGACCTCCGACGCGCCGACCGGGGACGAGGCGGCGATCCAGGAGACGATGACCGCGTTCATCCTCGAGCCGCGGTGCGACCTGGCGACCCCCGACTACCTGGTGGTGCTGTCGCTCGACGACGAGAAGACGCCGGCAGAGGCGTGCGAGCAGTGGGAGTCGTTCTTCGTCGAGCCCTCCTTCGACGCCGACGACATCGTCTACTCCAACCTCGAGATCAACGGCGACACGGCAACCATCGAGGTCGGCTCGGAGCTCATCAACATCACGACCCTCTACCAGCTCACCAAGGTCGACGGCACCTGGCTGGTGAGCGGCGACGACTTCAACTCCGAGATCCCCGGCGAGGAGACTCCCTAGGTCGAGCCGGGTCTACGAGGCCGGACCGCGGTCCTCGTAGCCGTAGACCCGCCAGCCGAAGTCGTCGCTGGGGAAGTCCACCAGCCGCAGTCCGAGCAGCCAGTCGGTGCGGGCGTCGACCGTGATCGTGACGTCGACGGACCGGTTGCCCGACGCCACGAGCTCGAGCGTGCCGGGCGTGCCGTCCGGTACCTTGCGCGGCTCGACCTCCTCGAGCCCCGCGTAGAGCTGGTCGGCCACCAGCGGCCGCAGCGCGCTGAGCCAGGCCGCCCGGCGCCCCGGGTCGAGGAAGACCGAGGCGAACTTCTCGGCGACCGGCTCCCACTGCGCTCGTACGGCGGTGGTCGCTCCGCGTCCGCCATCGGCGAGCTTGGCGTAGGGGTCCCAAACGCCCTCCTCCCCCGCCGCGCTCACGGCTCCCGGGTCGCGATCGTCGTCCCGCAGCACCAGGAACGTCGCGACGACCGCCGCCAGCAGCAGGATGACGACGGCGACGACCACGGATCCGCGGTTGATGCCGCGCTGCACCAGGCCGGTCATCAGCAACCACCCCTCTTGAGTACGACGTGGACCCGGTCGTGGTGGAGCGCGACCGGATCGGTGGTCGGGCCTGTGCGCGGCTGGTAGGGCCGCCACCCCGCCTCAGGCTCGGCGGGCGACCAGGACTCCCCCGCCCACAGGACGTAGGAGACGTCGAGCAGGTCTCCGCGCGCCTCGAGATAGGCCGCGACGTCGGCGCCCAGCGCGGCGTCGCCGTCGGGCAGCACGATCTCGAGGCCGGCCATCCGGGTGCCCGAGCCGCAGCTCACGGCAGGCCCGCGGGCGCCGTACGTCGTGAGCTCGGGGAACGCCTCCTCCACGCAGCGCAGCAGCGTGGCGGCCGCGGAGGTCAGGCTCGCCTCGAGCTTGTCGAGCGGCGTGTCGGGGCACTCGCCCAGCGCGACCTCTCCGCAGTAGTCGGACCCGGGGATCAGCCGGCCGCCCGCAACCTGCTGGACGATGTAGCGGGCGTCGGCGGCGCGCTCGGCGTACCGCTCCGGGAACGGGTAGCCCTGGACGGCGGCCGCGGCCTCCCGGAGACCGAGGGCCTGCCAGTCGAGGTCGTTGAGGCCCTGCCGGTCGACCTCGGGGTGCACGCCGTAGAACGCGTCGGCCGCGCGAGCGGGGTCGACGAGCTCGTCGGCGGTGCCCCAGCCGCTGCCGGCGTACTGCCGGAAGAGGCCGAGCGCGTCGCCAGCGGTGACGTTGCGGAGGCCGGACTCGGCGAGCGCCGCCATCAGCGCGACCACCCAGGCCCGACGCGGCAGGCCGGCCGCGCTGCCGCGCTCGATGATCGTGATCGCGTGCCGCACGGCCTCGGTGCGGATCGTCGCCCCGCTCGGCAGCTGCAGCCAGAGCGGGCGGGTGCCGCCGCCGAACGCCGGGTGGCTCGGGTCGGGCGTGCCGGTGCCCGCCTCGCCCGCCATGTCGACGGTCGAGATCAGCGCCGGGTGGTCGGAGGCGATCGGCAGCTCGCGGGCGCCGACCTTCACGGTGCGGGGCGGGTGGAACATGTACATGACGCCGCGGTCCTTGGCGTAGCCGAAGCCGGCGCCCGTCATCTTGGCGTGGGCGGTCCAGCGGCCCTCCCCCGG
Proteins encoded in this region:
- a CDS encoding CNNM domain-containing protein, which produces MGDVTGLLVTALLLALNAFFVGAEFALISARRSQIEPLAQGGSRMARTTLRAMEHVSLMMAGAQLGITVCSLLLGAVSEPAIAHLLEPGFHALGLPDGLLHPVAFVVALTAVVALHVVLGEMVPKNIAIAGPDRAALILGPPMFGIVTLLRPVIVVLNAMANGLLRLIRVEPKDEVASTFTREEVAALVEESHGEGLLAEHEYDRLAGALGFTEKTVAGVTMRPDTLATVERGSSGADVEALCAATGFSRFPVIDTGADGTVEFVGYLHIKDVLEPDEARRQRPIADRWVRPLAAVREDTLLHDALEILQRRGAHMARVVDPEGATIGIAALEDVIEELVGEIRDAAHSDESA
- a CDS encoding hemolysin family protein, which translates into the protein MTAWLLLGLAILLVVACGLFVAAEFSFVTVDRSQVDRAAESGDQAAVGVQSALRTLSTQLSGAQVGITVTNLGIGFLAEPAIADLLRDPLASLGVGADAVGPIAVTTGLVVSTVATMLIGELVPKNIAIAQPMRTARATQRPMRLFTALAKPAIGVLNGTANAIVRRLGVEPQEELRSARSSTELASLIQRSADEGTLDADTAELMERSVEFGTRTAGEIMTPRVRTRSLEEGDRASAVIALARETGHSRFPVLDDEDNVVGTVHVKNAVALPVHERGTTRVKHLMARPIVVPDTLRLDPLLALLRKDGFQLAVVLDEYGGHAGIVTLEDVIEEIVGDIADEHDRLGSRGRLRRDGSWALSGLLRPDEVEDLTGIALPEGEDYDTVAGLVVKALGRIPEDGDVAVVPVPDPSDSDAEVRDAVLTVERMDGLRVDRLSLRLGEPRTPEEDARG
- a CDS encoding acetoacetate--CoA ligase encodes the protein MTEPDWTPTASAASSRIVDFARHVAASVTDAPDGIAAADVDGYDALWRWSVDDLDGFWRALADYVGHPLPGPALAEERMPGAVWFPEARVNYARAVLEGRPADEVAVVGLLEDRSAGRTLTWGELRAEVGGLAQHLRDLGVGPGDRVVGYLPNTPDAVVALLATVSLGAVWSVCGMDYAASAALARFGQLEPKVLVHASSYVHGGKVRDRGDVVAELRAALPSLVETLEVGSADWQAALRAPAALAYADLPFDHPLWVLFSSGTTGKPKGIVHGHGGALLEQAKVAALHFDLGPGERLFWYTTPSWMMWNFVVGGLLTGASIVAYDGSPAHPRTDQLWALAAEHDVTALGMSPAYVAACQKAGVGPADHDLSRLRRVGISGSTFPAVSHRALAADLPAEVQIASISGGTDVVSAFVGPAPTTPVWAGELSRPCLGVAVDAYDAAGNPVRGEVGELVITRPMPSMPVGFWDDPDGARYHAAYFDTFPGVWRHGDWVTITDHGSVAIHGRSDATLNRKGVRMGSADIYEPVEALPEVKEALVIGMEEADGEYWMPLFVVPAEGVALDDALRERIKQAIREHASPRHVPDDIFETPGVPHTRTGKKLEVPVKKVLAGQDLTGALDPGSVDAPELLDWYAEVGRRHREGA
- a CDS encoding acyltransferase; protein product: MHLARNLANRVVHALHGWAQQVGDIAPGTRLAETFGHLGAGSAIGFPTEALFGTAGMHIGEDTLIGRHCALSVGYGPGQDPLPARGLVIGDRCVIGARACITAHTSIVIGDDVWFGKDVFVSDASHGYTDPTTPIGRQLGEHQPVSIGAGSWIGHGAIILPGTTIGRNVVVAAGSVVRGTIEDHAIVAGVPARVVRRLEPGIGWGRKDGADVRQVGVAL